In the Topomyia yanbarensis strain Yona2022 chromosome 3, ASM3024719v1, whole genome shotgun sequence genome, one interval contains:
- the LOC131691805 gene encoding ornithine aminotransferase, mitochondrial isoform X2, with protein MSSTMTVAKTKLSVGLKNSPHGLASQAVFDREDKFGAHNYHPIPVALSRADGVYVWDVEGKRYYDFLSAYSAVNQGHCHPKIVQALTEQAQVLALTSRAFYSNILGEYEEYITGLFGYDKVLPMNTGVEGGETACKLARKWAYKVKKVRNNQAKIVFAEGNFWGRTLAAVSSSSDPSSYDGFGPFMPGFELVPYNDTDALEKALQDPNVCAFMVEPIQGEAGVVVPDDGYLRKVRELCTKYNVLFIADEVQTGLARTGRLLAVDHEDVKPDILILGKALSGGMYPVSAVLANDEVMLCIKPGEHGSTYGGNPLGCKVAMAALQVLIDEKLAENAERMGHKLRASLADLPKDVVSTVRGKGLLNAIVISSGVDAWDVCLRLKDNGLIAKPTHGDIIRFAPPLTINEQQLEECLNIIKSTLMSFAHGE; from the exons ATGTCCAGCACCATGACAGTAGCGAAGACAAAGCTGTCGGTCGGGCTGAAAAACTCCCCTCACGGACTGGCATCGCAGGCCGTATTCGATAGGGAGGACAAATTTGGAGCACACAACTATCACCCGATTCCGGTTGCGCTGTCACGTGCTGACGGCGTGTACGTGTGGGACGTCGAGGGAAAGCGGTACTACGATTTTCTCAGTGCCTACTCGGCAGTCAATCAGGGCCACTGCCATCCGAAGATCGTGCAGGCACTAACGGAACAGGCACAGGTGCTGGCGTTGACATCGAG AGCATTCTACTCCAACATCCTGGGTGAGTACGAGGAGTACATCACCGGCCTGTTCGGCTACGACAAAGTGTTGCCCATGAACACCGGTGTCGAAGGGGGTGAAACTGCGtgcaaacttgcacgcaagtggGCATACAAGGTGAAGAAAGTGCGCAACAACCAAGCGAAGATCGTTTTCGCCGAAGGAAATTTCTGGGGACGCACACTGGCGGCCGTTTCCTCCTCGAGTGATCCTAGCAGCTACGACGGGTTCGGACCATTCATGCCGGGTTTCGAACTGGTTCCATATAACGATACCGATGCACTGGAGAAAGCCTTGCAGGATCCGAACGTTTGTGCCTTCATGGTAGAACCGATTCAAGGTGAGGCCGGTGTCGTCGTGCCAGATGATGGTTATCTCAGGAAGGTCCGTGAACTGTGCACCAAATACAACGTGCTGTTCATCGCCGATGAGGTTCAAACAGGATTAGCCAGAACTGGCCGCTTACTGGCAGTAGACCACGAAGATGTCAAACCGGATATCTTGATTCTGGGAAAAGCACTTTCCGGTGGAATGTATCCAGTCTCGGCAGTGTTGGCCAATGATGAGGTAATGCTGTGCATTAAACCTGGCGAGCATGGTTCGACCTACGGGGGAAACCCGCTCGGTTGCAAAGTGGCAATGGCCGCGCTTCAAGTTCTGATCGACGAGAAACTGGCGGAAAATGCCGAAAGAATGGGCCACAAACTACGTGCCTCCCTTGCTGACCTTCCAAAGGACGTCGTTTCGACCGTACGAGGAAAAGGTCTACTAAATGCTATCGTAATCAGCTCCGGCGTCGACGCGTGGGACGTCTGTCTCCGATTGAAAGACAATGGACTGATAGCGAAGCCCACCCACGGTGACATAATCCGTTTTGCGCCTCCACTGACCATCAATGAGCAACAGTTGGAGGAATGTTTGAATATTATCAAGAGTACGCTTATGTCATTCGCCCATGGAGAGTGA
- the LOC131687027 gene encoding phospholipase A1-like encodes MVRPNVIAREVRRLVDPRNVNIVQSQRSSSSLLRSIVLAGSMCFVLLGMDATFIIKCVVFSALTLLVTAGDAPIVFPEDDNSLTSRFELDTDDMEYERDSDGDSHVPQLAIPRNEYQDYVRLPSKTGEFEVVSRMWVHDSRKESNKYDAAEYVKFRFYARSNNYQSVELSFDEIQFLPDHHGFKMALPTKILIHGWLGSAESEVIEPLATEFLEQGNFNVIAVDWEKGAKTLLYPVARYRVPKVAELVAAVINKLMEFGQGPEQIGIIGHSLGAHVAGLAGKQTNRKVAFIIGLDPASPLFRFKKPMERLSANDAEYVEVIHTNGKALGFFKNIGKADFYPNGGTSQPGCGWSLTCSHERSVIYFKESLRAKNYSANRCADVDNLHAECSLGQATLGGVELRRLNKKPGGVYYVLTADTAPFLRNSGS; translated from the exons atgg TTCGCCCTAACGTAATCGCTCGGGAAGTGAGGCGACTAGTTGATCCTCGCAATGTAAACATTGTCCAATCGCAGCGCAGCAGCTCTAGTTTACTCAGGAGCATCGTGTTGGCTGGATCTATGTGCTTCGTACTGCTTGGAATGGATGCTACGTTCATTATCAAGTGTGTAGTCTTTTCAGCACTAACGTTACTTGTGACCGCAG GAGACGCCCCGATTGTCTTCCCGGAGGATGATAACTCGCTGACCAGCCGGTTCGAGCTGGACACGGACGACATGGAATACGAGCGGGATAGCGATGGCGATTCGCACGTACCACAGCTCGCTATACCGCGGAACGAGTACCAGGACTATGTTCGGTTGCCGAGCAAAACGGGGGAATTTGAAGTCGTATCGCGGATGTGGGTTCACGACAGTCGCAAGGAAAGCAACAAATACGATGCAGCCGAGTATGTCAAGTTCCGGTTCTACGCTCGGTCAAATAACTACCAGTCGGTGGAGTTGAGTTTCGACGAGATTCAGTTTTTGCCAGATCATCACGGTTTCAAGATGGCTCTGCCGACGAAAATTCTCATTCATGGTTGGTTGGGTAGTGCTGAATCGGAGGTGATTGAACCGCTGGCGACGGAGTTTCTGGAGCAAGGAAATTTCAATGTGATTGCGGTCGATTGGGAAAAGGGTGCCAAAACCTTGCTGTATCCGGTGGCAAGGTATCGAGTACCGAAAGTCGCTGAATTAGTCGCTGCCGTGATAAATAAGTTGATGGAGTTCGGACAAGGCCCGGAACAGATCGGAATAATTGGGCATAGTTTGGGAGCGCACGTTGCTGGATTGGCGGGAAAACAAACCAATCGTAAAGTTGCTTTCATTATTGGACTTGACCCGGCATCGCCCTTGTTCCGCTTTAAAAAGCCTATGGAACGCCTCTCCGCGAATGATGCTGAGTATGTCGAAGTAATTCATACGAACGGCAAAGCACtaggatttttcaaaaatatcggaaAAGCGGACTTTTATCCAAATGGAGGGACATCGCAGCCAGGATGTGGTTGGAGTCTTACTTGTAGCCACGAAAGATCGGTTATCTACTTCAAGGAATCGTTGAGAGCGAAGAACTATTCCGCCAATCGATGCGCGGACGTGGACAATTTGCATGCTGAATGCTCGCTGGGTCAAGCAACGCTTGGGGGAGTCGAACTGAGGAGGCTAAATAAGAAACCTGGTGGAGTCTATTATGTGCTGACGGCGGATACGGCACCATTTTTGCGAAATAGTGGAAGTTAG